The Methanospirillum lacunae genome segment GATTCCCGATGAAGGATCAGAGATCATTGAGATCAACGATTCTGTCTGTGAAACACTGGGTCTTGACCGCGATCAGGTATTATTCCGGCCTCTTCCATCCTTTGTTCCTCATGAACATGAACACATCAAGGTTCTTTCTCATTGTGAGACTGCGGCGAGAACCGGACGGGCAGCCGATCAGACCTGTCTTCTCAAACGAGATGGATTTCCTATTCCGGTTGACCTTGTAACGCACCGGATAGTCATGGAGGGCAGGGCTGTCCTTCTTTCAGTCGCACGCGATATCACCGAGAGGATAGAGGCAGAGGCAAAGATCCGTACTGGCGAGGAACGTCTTAAACGCAACATGTTGCTCTCATTGCGTGAAAAAGAGACCCTTCTGCGTGAGATTCATCACCGGGTTAAGAACAACATGCAGATCATCATCAGTCTGCTCAAGCTCCAGGATTTTAAAGTAGAAGACCCAAAGGTGCATGAGATTATCAGGGACTGTCGGAGCCGGATATACTCCATGGCTGTTATTCATGAAAAGTTGTATCAGACTGACGAACTGACCTCGATACGGCTTGATGAGTACATCACGGATCTTGCAGACCGGGTGATGAACGAGTTTGAAAGTGGAGAAGATCGTGTATCCTTTACCCTGCAGTCAGGCGACCCTGTTCTCGTGGATATCGGGACCGGGATTCCCCTTGGTCTGATCCTGAATGAACTGATCACTAACAGCATGAAATACGCTTTCTACCCGGGAGAAACCGGTGAAATAAAGGTTGCATTGCAACGAAAGAAGGAGTCGCTGGTTATTACTGTTGCAGATACCGGTCGTGGCCTTCCTGATGGATTTTCTATTGAAAATTCCTCTACTCTTGGCATCGAACTGATTCGAGGGCTGGCTTTCCAGCTTGACGGGAAGGTTGCCTGGAAGAGTGATCACGGTACCATATGTACGCTAACGATTCCGTATCCAAAACTTGAAGTTGGAGATGAGGCATCATCATGATAAAAGGGAAGAAGATTCTTATCGTTGAGGACGAGATGGTCATCTCTCTTGAGATAGCCGCTACGCTCAAACGACTTGGTTACATCGTGGCAGGTCAGGCTATCACTGGCAATGACGCACTCAAACTTGTAGAAGAGACTGATCCTGATCTTATCCTGATGGATATCAGACTGAAAGGAAATATGGATGGCATTGAAGCAGCCTGCCAGGTCAGTGACCGTTTTGACCTTCCGGTAATCTTTCTCACTGCTCACTCAGATGAAGCAACCCTTGAACGTGCGATCGCTGTCAGTCCTTCAGGATATCTTATCAAACCGTTTAAAGACCGGGAACTCTACTCCTCAATCGAACTTGCCCTTCACAAACATGATATCAGGCAGCGAATCCGTCCTGAACGGATCGTTCGTGAGGTTCAGTCAGATCTTGCCCATCTTTCTGATGTGAGTGCTCTGGTTATCAGCCCGCGTGGTATCATCATAAGGGCAAACCAGAAGGCATGCGATCTCTTTGAAACAGATCAGGATGACCTTTGTGGTACCCAGATTACAACCTGGATCTGTACTGATACTCCCATACTAGATGTGCTTTCAGGGTCAGAAGGTTCCATTCTTCCGTACAATGTTGCGGTCAGAAGTCTGGGTGGAACAATAAAAAAAGTCAATATCGAGGCCGGTTTTATTGCAGGTGAGGAAGGGAGGATTCGGGGATACCTGCTGGCTATCCCTCATGTCTGCTGACTATCAGTTCGGTGTGTACTCTGCACATCAATTCTGTATCTATGACAACAATATCAACTCTTGAAATATCTACTCCGGGTGGCATCGTTACAGTCACAAAGGTCACTTCTGCCAGAACCGGAGATATGCGTGTCCTATATCAGGCAGGAGACTGGTGGGATGACTCATGGGATGAAACTCTCCTCTCTGCAATCGTTCAGAAGAGTTTTGCCTTTGTTGCCGCCGTTGCCCCTGATGGGAACTGGATTGGGATGGGCCGGCTGATCTCTGATGGCGTATCTGATGCATATATGCAGGATATCGTGGTACTTCCTGAATGGGAGGGGCATGGAATCGGCTCTGCCATTGTCAAATGCCTTGTTATGATCTGTAAAGAGTGTGGGATCGACTGGATAGGCACGATTTCTGAACCTGAAACCGAATACTTCTACCGCAGATTCGGGTTTGCACGGATGAACCGGTATACCCCGATGAGGTATGAGCGGTAGTATTGGCTGACAGGAGTCCGGATTATGGGTGACCAACAGGTAACACTCGGGGGAACACCTGCTGGTCCTTCTTCGAGTGTCATCGTCACTGATATCCACCCGGTCATCATCTCGGTGAGCCGGGCAACTGATATTCCAGGATTTTACATGGACTGGTTTTTACGCCGGTTCCATGAAGGGTCAATCATCTGGAAGAATCCATACCGGCAGAACCGGAGACAGAGGGTTCTCTTTGATAAAACCGGGGCAGCGGTTTTCTGGACAAAGGATCCGGGTTCTCTTCTTGCAAGGGCTGATGAGATTGATGATCTCGGCATCCACTGGTATGCCCAGGTCACCCTGAACGATTACGAAGGTCTCGGGTATGAACTCCGGGTACCTCTTTTAGAGAAACGGGTCCGGGACTTTCAGGATCTGAGTGGCCGACTCGGAAAAGAGCGAGTTATCTGGCGGTTCGATCCCCTCCTTCTCTCTGATAATCTTTCTCTCTCTTCTCTTCAAGAACGTATTGAACGCTTATTCTCTCTATTGGGGCCATACTGCGAGCGGATGGTCTTTAGTTACATTGATCTCAGGTACCGGGGGGTGATGAGGAATATGAAGCAGTATGGATTGACTGATATCAGGGAATTTTTGCCAGATGAAAAACTGCAGGTTGCAGAGGTGCTTGAGCGGTGTGCACAGAAGTATGGGGTTCTGGTTATGGCCTGCTGTCAGGAACTCGATCTCAGAAGGTATGGAATTGTCCCCGGACGCTGCGTTGATGACCGGATCTTTCGTAGAATCGCAGCACAGGATCCTGAGTTCATGGGTTGGCTTGAGCGGGATGCCCGAAAAGATACCGGGCAGCGGGCTCATTGTACCTGTATCGTCTCCAAGGATGTAGGTGAGTACTCAACCTGTCTGCATCAGTGCAGGTACTGTTACGCAAACCGGAGCGATGAGATGGTTGCCGGGCGATATCTCCTCCACCGGCAGGCAATAAATCAGGGTATCATCCCTGAGTCAATAGTGCCTGAGTTCTGATCATCTTTATCTGAGTGAAACCCGCATTATGGATCAGATGGTGGAATGTGAGTTCTGCGGAACCGAAGTCTCTGGTGGTTCTGCTTTTACCTGCACCTATTGTCATGGGACCTTCTGTCCTGCACACAGGCTTCCCTTCAACCATGCCTGCCCGAATATTGAGGAGTGGCGTAACTCTAAGCCCTCAGCAAAAAAAGTGAAAAAGCAAACATCCGAATCCAGGGTTCTGACTGATCAAAAAGGCCTTGTGGTTGGTGGTGTGCTGATGCTTGCCCTGATCATCGTGTTCCTTCTCCTCTTCAGGATATTGTAACCGGGAATCTGAGGTCCAGCTGATTACCAAGGTGGACCAGAAATTTCTTTCCGAAGGGTTCACTCTCAAGGCAGGTCATCAGACTGACCGGCAGGTCTTTTTCTGGATGAATACATGATGCTCCCAGAGTGATTGCAGCGGTTGTATCAGTATCCCCACCGAGTAAAATTGATTCACGAAGTACCCGATAGGGGTTATCCCCATAATTCTGAAGAATGGAGATCACAGCACCAAGAAGGATCAGTGACTCTGTATATGGAACTCCGTATCCGGCATGTTCACAGAGAATGATCTCGGGACTCCATCCTGAATCTATGATTCTTTTCAGGTATTCTTTTCCTTCAGGAGTAAGGCTGGGTATCTTTTCCGGGAGGTTCTGTACAATCTCTTGAAAAGATCTCTTCAAATAATACCGTTCATGGCAGATCAGTGCTATTCCAACCGTTGCGGCAATGGCATCTGGATGGCCATGCGTGATCCGGGCACTAAGCGTTGCACACCTGATAACCTCATCAAGGTCAGGGATAAACCCGATAGGCAGTGCCCGCATGGCCGCCCCATCGCTTTTTCGCTCTCGGATCTCATCTTCTGAAAGACTTTGCAGAAACTCGGATCCATTTTTTGAATCCTGTAGCATCCGTGTTGTAACTGGTGAATACCCGGAACGTGGATCACGTCTGTATGCAATAAGCAGGCTATCAGCAAGGTTCTCTTCTGTGAAGGGTTTTGCTGATACAAGGAGTTCAGTCACACCAATAGCCATCTGGGTATCATCAGTATACCTGTCAGTGACGTGACATGAAATCGGATCATCAGGAAGGGTTATTTCAAAACGGCTTTTATTCTCAAACCCTGCTCCAAATGCGTCGCCGATGGCCATGCCTACAAGAAGTCGTGCACCAGGACGTAAGTCTGGCAGTTTTTCTTGTGAGTCAGAATAATCAGGGTTCATTGCAACCCGAAAAAAGAGAGATTATACGATTTTGTCACAGCGCAGGCACTCGTTGTATCCTTTCTCCTTGATCAGTTTCAGAATATCGCGGGGGTTGCCATGGCATTTGAACTCGCCGTTTATCATCACATGGCCTTTGTCAACATCAAGATAATCCATGATGTACCCGGTATGGGTGATGACAAGTCCGCTGTTTTTACGGTTAGCAAACCGCTGGTGTTTCTGGAGGAGGAATGCAATGGACTCGCCCATGAGGTGAATATTTTCAAGATCCACACCACTCTCAGGCTCGTCAAGCATGATGAACGAGGGATCCTGCACCATCATCTGGAGGATCTCACTCCGTTTTATCTCGCCACCAGAGAATCCCTGGTTGATGTCACGTTCAAGAAAATCCACCATGTTCATCCGGGTAATGGCAGGCTGGATATCCCGGTCTTTATCAGGGTTGATGACGTTCAGCATCTTTCCAAGTTTCAGACCTGATATTGTGGGAGGGCGCTGGAACATGATTCCCATGCCGAGTCTTGCCCGTTCATGAACCGGTTTATCTGTTACATCAACCCCGTTCATGATGATCTTTCCACTGGTCACCTTGTAGGCATCAAAGCCCATAATAGCCATCAGGAGGGTTGATTTACCAGAACCGTTCGGTCCCATGAGCACGTGGGTTTCCCCTTGCTCGATGTGCAGATTTATCCCATGAAGAATCTCACGGTCCCCTATCGCAACATGCAGATCCTGTAACTCTAGCATAGACGGTTCTCTTATAGATTTCACTCTTCAGGCCATTTGATTGTTGTCAGTTAAACGTGATTTTTTCTGTCTTCAGGAATTTATAGCAGTTGCTTGCCCGCGTCAGTTCCGGGCATGCATTCAAAGACGCCGCTGATTTTAAGGATGAGGAGGGATTTTGCCGGAAGACCTGGTTTTTTCTCGTGAATCATCTCTGTCATCCGGGCATGCTCTGGTCCTGATGTTTTTACTGTCACATCTGCCTTTATCTGGTAGCATCCTTTTGCACCTGCTCCATAGAGATAAATGGCTGCCTTCGGGTTTTCAAGCACATTTTTCAGGCTTTTGTGCATGAAATTGTCACCGATCCAGATCGTCTCAGGATCGATGAGAAAGACTGAGCCCATTGGAGCAACATTCGGAATGCCATCTTTTGAAGCAGTTGCGAGAGGAAAGACCTTCAGTGCTGAGAATGCCTCACAGATTTCAGGAGTTAATGTAACCATAGTAGTAACATGATGCCTTCGGTATCTCATTAATCTTCGGATTAGCTAGTCTGGGAAAAAGTGGACGACGGTGATACTCAACCTATTCTTGAAAGATGATATGGTTCCTGGCGCTCCGTCTGTTAAGACGTACACCGGTTTTGGATGTGTATCTCATGGCCATTGTGGATCTGACACAACGCAATTCCTGGTCCTGGTGTTCTACTCCTGCATTCTGACGATGTATCCCTCTATTCCGGAAATCATCAGGGGCTTTGGAAAAATTCCCTTACCAATCAGGATTCCTTCAACAACGGTCTTATCCTTGGTGACCATACTGAATTGAACAGCAAATGATCCCTCCCTGTTGATTCCATCCTGTATCTGTTGTCTGACTTGTTCACGTTCTCCCTGCTGAATCAGGTCTGGCAGGCAGACTTGCCCGGCCTCAACCAGGTCGGTTTGGGTATACCCGGTAACATGTCTGGATCCCTCATCAACATATTCGAATCCAAGTGCAGCATCTGCCTTGCACCGAAATGCCATTGCGGTGGTTTTTTTGTATTGTCTGTTCATAATATCATTCAGAAGGCTTACCTTCCGAGAGCAATCATTATACAGAGAAATGGGAATAAGGAAGGTAAAGCCTTATGGACTGGATCACTGTATGCCTGAACCACCGGATTTCCAGGATGGCCAAAGTATGCTTCCCTATCACCGGAGGGTCTTTCTTGTTCCTGTTCTGGCATTGATCGTTCTGATTGTCATGTCAGGCGAAGCAATGCTCACTGCTGCCCTTCCCCAGATTGCCCATGATTTTGTCGCTCCTGGTGTTTTCAATTCGTGGATTCTTCCCATGGTTCTGCTCGTCGGCGCAGCAGGAGCACCGTTTATCGGAACTGCAGGAGACCGGTTTGGCAGACGCAAACTCCTTCTCCTCTGCCTTTTTATCTATATTTTCGGTCTCTTCCTCGGGCTTGTCGCAGATACTATTGTTGTTCTTCTTCTCTCCCGGGCAATGCAGGGGATTGGGATTGCCTGTTTCCCTCTCGCCTATGCTCTTGTCAGGGACAACCTTCCAGAACGTGAATCCGATGTCGGGATCGGTATATTGAGCGCCATGTATGGTGCCGGTATGTTCGTCGGTGTCATCATCGGTTCGTTCATGACCGAACTCTTCTCATGGAGGACGACATACCTGGCCCTGATTCCTGCAGCACTATTTCTGATTCTTCTCACTATCAGGTTCATACCCGGAACACGACCTGAAATGCCTGACAGAATAGATACCCAGGGCCTTGACTGGTGGGGTTTTATCACCCTTCTTTCTGCCCTGTTCCTTGGCCTCGTCTCGCTTTCTCTTCCTGATTCAGGGCAGGAAGTTCTTCGTATAATCTGCGGGGCACTTGCTTTATGCCTGGCCCTGGTGTTTTTCCGGATAGAACTTAAGACGAAA includes the following:
- a CDS encoding GNAT family N-acetyltransferase; its protein translation is MTTISTLEISTPGGIVTVTKVTSARTGDMRVLYQAGDWWDDSWDETLLSAIVQKSFAFVAAVAPDGNWIGMGRLISDGVSDAYMQDIVVLPEWEGHGIGSAIVKCLVMICKECGIDWIGTISEPETEYFYRRFGFARMNRYTPMRYER
- a CDS encoding pyridoxamine 5'-phosphate oxidase family protein — translated: MVTLTPEICEAFSALKVFPLATASKDGIPNVAPMGSVFLIDPETIWIGDNFMHKSLKNVLENPKAAIYLYGAGAKGCYQIKADVTVKTSGPEHARMTEMIHEKKPGLPAKSLLILKISGVFECMPGTDAGKQLL
- a CDS encoding PAS domain-containing protein; translated protein: MNRQYKKTTAMAFRCKADAALGFEYVDEGSRHVTGYTQTDLVEAGQVCLPDLIQQGEREQVRQQIQDGINREGSFAVQFSMVTKDKTVVEGILIGKGIFPKPLMISGIEGYIVRMQE
- a CDS encoding ABC transporter ATP-binding protein, whose product is MLELQDLHVAIGDREILHGINLHIEQGETHVLMGPNGSGKSTLLMAIMGFDAYKVTSGKIIMNGVDVTDKPVHERARLGMGIMFQRPPTISGLKLGKMLNVINPDKDRDIQPAITRMNMVDFLERDINQGFSGGEIKRSEILQMMVQDPSFIMLDEPESGVDLENIHLMGESIAFLLQKHQRFANRKNSGLVITHTGYIMDYLDVDKGHVMINGEFKCHGNPRDILKLIKEKGYNECLRCDKIV
- a CDS encoding AN1-type zinc finger domain-containing protein, whose protein sequence is MDQMVECEFCGTEVSGGSAFTCTYCHGTFCPAHRLPFNHACPNIEEWRNSKPSAKKVKKQTSESRVLTDQKGLVVGGVLMLALIIVFLLLFRIL
- a CDS encoding MFS transporter, with product MGIRKVKPYGLDHCMPEPPDFQDGQSMLPYHRRVFLVPVLALIVLIVMSGEAMLTAALPQIAHDFVAPGVFNSWILPMVLLVGAAGAPFIGTAGDRFGRRKLLLLCLFIYIFGLFLGLVADTIVVLLLSRAMQGIGIACFPLAYALVRDNLPERESDVGIGILSAMYGAGMFVGVIIGSFMTELFSWRTTYLALIPAALFLILLTIRFIPGTRPEMPDRIDTQGLDWWGFITLLSALFLGLVSLSLPDSGQEVLRIICGALALCLALVFFRIELKTKRPLVDIRMAAKRPALLLLGIGTLTLFLFMMLLQEMPFLIQSSTGLGMSAGFVGLVLMPGTLSDMISGPLTGRLVLSRGVRPACILGSVLLVLASGFLLAGIPSLLVLAVVWMLFSAGMSVTTTACIIAYISFFPPSRTAEATGLVQSVQTIGAMVGPVITGVVLAQATVSSIKNGSVWSEPASFTFTHLHGVALVFSLIILLCSALIKTRSERDSGPANTTVP
- a CDS encoding DUF1848 domain-containing protein, which produces MGDQQVTLGGTPAGPSSSVIVTDIHPVIISVSRATDIPGFYMDWFLRRFHEGSIIWKNPYRQNRRQRVLFDKTGAAVFWTKDPGSLLARADEIDDLGIHWYAQVTLNDYEGLGYELRVPLLEKRVRDFQDLSGRLGKERVIWRFDPLLLSDNLSLSSLQERIERLFSLLGPYCERMVFSYIDLRYRGVMRNMKQYGLTDIREFLPDEKLQVAEVLERCAQKYGVLVMACCQELDLRRYGIVPGRCVDDRIFRRIAAQDPEFMGWLERDARKDTGQRAHCTCIVSKDVGEYSTCLHQCRYCYANRSDEMVAGRYLLHRQAINQGIIPESIVPEF
- a CDS encoding ADP-ribosylglycohydrolase family protein; the encoded protein is MNPDYSDSQEKLPDLRPGARLLVGMAIGDAFGAGFENKSRFEITLPDDPISCHVTDRYTDDTQMAIGVTELLVSAKPFTEENLADSLLIAYRRDPRSGYSPVTTRMLQDSKNGSEFLQSLSEDEIRERKSDGAAMRALPIGFIPDLDEVIRCATLSARITHGHPDAIAATVGIALICHERYYLKRSFQEIVQNLPEKIPSLTPEGKEYLKRIIDSGWSPEIILCEHAGYGVPYTESLILLGAVISILQNYGDNPYRVLRESILLGGDTDTTAAITLGASCIHPEKDLPVSLMTCLESEPFGKKFLVHLGNQLDLRFPVTIS
- a CDS encoding ATP-binding response regulator, whose product is MIKGKKILIVEDEMVISLEIAATLKRLGYIVAGQAITGNDALKLVEETDPDLILMDIRLKGNMDGIEAACQVSDRFDLPVIFLTAHSDEATLERAIAVSPSGYLIKPFKDRELYSSIELALHKHDIRQRIRPERIVREVQSDLAHLSDVSALVISPRGIIIRANQKACDLFETDQDDLCGTQITTWICTDTPILDVLSGSEGSILPYNVAVRSLGGTIKKVNIEAGFIAGEEGRIRGYLLAIPHVC